The following are from one region of the Gemmatimonadota bacterium genome:
- a CDS encoding 2-oxoacid:ferredoxin oxidoreductase subunit beta, translated as MTDQANGSAPLVKKDFVSNQAIRWCPGCGDYSILSAVQNILPTLGIPREDFVFVSGIGCSSRFPYYLKTYGFHGIHGRAAAIASGVKIANPNLSVWVASGDGDSLAIGGNHLIHTLRRNVDINILMFNNRIYGLTKGQYSPTSEYGKRTRSSPYGTVDPPFNPILLALGSGATFVARTTDVSGQHLKETLARAQAHRGTSFVEIYQNCNIFNNGAFKSITERAHRKDTQVELAHGKPLVFGSEENKGLRFQSRDLEIVDIPESGNQTDGLFVHDEKAPSVAMASMLASLQPPDFPLPIGVFRAVEAPTFDAAMADQIATVTAAEGPGKLEDLLEQGDVWEI; from the coding sequence ATGACCGACCAGGCCAACGGGAGCGCTCCCCTCGTCAAGAAGGACTTCGTCAGCAATCAGGCCATCCGATGGTGTCCGGGCTGCGGAGACTATTCCATTCTCTCGGCGGTACAGAACATCCTTCCGACGCTCGGGATTCCCCGGGAGGACTTCGTCTTCGTGTCGGGCATCGGATGTTCCAGCCGGTTTCCGTACTACCTGAAGACCTACGGTTTCCACGGCATTCATGGCCGTGCGGCCGCCATCGCCAGTGGTGTGAAGATTGCCAACCCGAATCTGTCCGTATGGGTCGCGTCCGGAGACGGAGACTCGCTTGCCATCGGAGGGAATCACCTCATCCATACGCTCCGGCGCAATGTCGACATCAACATCTTGATGTTCAACAACCGAATCTACGGGCTCACCAAGGGCCAGTACTCCCCCACTTCGGAGTACGGCAAGCGCACGCGGTCCTCGCCCTACGGCACCGTGGACCCTCCGTTCAATCCGATCCTGCTGGCGCTTGGGTCGGGAGCCACTTTCGTCGCCCGCACCACCGATGTCTCAGGGCAGCATCTCAAGGAGACGCTCGCGCGGGCTCAGGCTCACCGCGGAACCTCCTTCGTGGAGATTTACCAGAACTGCAACATCTTCAACAACGGCGCCTTCAAGAGCATCACGGAGAGAGCCCACCGCAAGGACACGCAGGTGGAGCTCGCCCATGGGAAGCCGCTCGTGTTCGGCTCGGAAGAGAACAAGGGTCTTCGCTTCCAGTCCCGGGACCTTGAAATCGTCGACATTCCTGAAAGCGGAAACCAGACGGACGGCCTCTTCGTCCACGACGAAAAGGCCCCTTCTGTGGCCATGGCGTCTATGCTTGCGTCATTGCAACCCCCGGATTTCCCGCTTCCCATCGGCGTGTTCCGAGCCGTGGAGGCCCCCACCTTCGATGCGGCCATGGCGGACCAGATCGCCACGGTCACTGCGGCCGAAGGGCCGGGGAAGCTGGAAGACCTTCTTGAGCAAGGGGATGTCTGGGAGATCTAA
- a CDS encoding DUF2203 family protein: MSASQEERRFSIREAEQALPLVRSIARDAADKWKELIRVREEFGNSSPEHDRLTRELSDLDAELKTLGCHLKDFESGLVEFPGRHRRRDIQFSWMPDEEGIRFFVEPGSNIRLDIFSEQAR; the protein is encoded by the coding sequence ATGAGTGCATCCCAGGAAGAGCGGCGCTTTTCAATCCGGGAAGCCGAACAGGCCCTCCCTCTTGTGCGATCCATTGCGCGCGATGCAGCGGACAAGTGGAAGGAACTGATCAGAGTCCGCGAGGAGTTCGGCAACTCTTCGCCGGAACACGACCGTCTCACGCGTGAACTCTCGGACCTGGATGCGGAACTCAAGACACTCGGCTGCCACCTGAAGGACTTCGAGAGCGGACTCGTCGAGTTCCCCGGCCGGCACCGCAGGCGCGACATTCAGTTCTCATGGATGCCTGACGAGGAGGGCATCCGCTTCTTCGTGGAACCGGGATCCAACATTCGCCTCGATATCTTCTCCGAGCAGGCCCGCTAG
- a CDS encoding DMT family transporter — MPPTAALLLVSFLWGATFVAVKASLDHASPLLFVGMRFALATLATLPLLRHRGPEVRAALVRGIGLGVVLAGGYCTQTLGLAVTTPARSAFITGLSVALVPVWSMLLTGRKPRPLSMAGLALAVPGLWILTAPEAGSWNRGDSWTIACAFFFGLHVALLGKYGRDYDRAGLLVSQLGVTAALALLLSPLVETPRMEPVPVLLTGLATTAILATACVVWLQLRYQPKVEPTRAALVYATEPLFAAGFSWVLLGETLTPTAWLGGIIILGGMVLSEAGALSPSSRTVPPRSAGPPSRSPPA, encoded by the coding sequence ATGCCCCCGACCGCAGCACTCCTCCTCGTTTCCTTCCTCTGGGGCGCCACCTTCGTGGCGGTCAAGGCCTCTCTGGACCATGCGTCGCCACTGCTGTTCGTGGGAATGCGGTTTGCGCTGGCCACGCTGGCCACGCTGCCACTCCTGCGTCACCGGGGCCCCGAAGTCCGGGCGGCGCTTGTTCGCGGCATCGGGCTGGGCGTGGTCCTCGCCGGAGGCTACTGCACCCAGACGCTGGGGCTGGCCGTCACCACGCCGGCCCGGTCGGCATTCATCACCGGACTTTCCGTCGCACTGGTTCCAGTCTGGTCAATGCTCCTCACCGGCCGGAAACCCCGCCCCCTCTCCATGGCGGGACTGGCACTTGCCGTACCCGGGCTCTGGATTCTCACCGCCCCGGAGGCTGGTTCATGGAACCGGGGAGACTCCTGGACGATCGCCTGCGCGTTCTTCTTCGGGCTTCATGTCGCGCTTCTGGGGAAGTACGGCCGCGACTACGACCGCGCCGGGCTTCTCGTCTCGCAGTTGGGGGTCACCGCGGCTCTCGCGCTCCTCTTGTCCCCGCTTGTCGAGACTCCCCGCATGGAACCCGTCCCCGTGCTGCTGACGGGGCTGGCAACCACCGCGATTCTCGCCACCGCCTGCGTGGTCTGGCTCCAACTCCGCTACCAGCCGAAGGTGGAGCCGACCCGCGCCGCACTGGTCTACGCCACGGAGCCGCTCTTCGCGGCGGGGTTCTCGTGGGTGCTCCTCGGCGAGACGCTGACGCCCACCGCGTGGCTCGGCGGAATCATCATTCTCGGCGGCATGGTGCTCTCCGAAGCGGGCGCTCTCAGCCCCTCTTCCCGGACAGTACCTCCACGATCAGCGGGACCGCCCAGTCGATCTCCTCCGGCGTAA
- the secG gene encoding preprotein translocase subunit SecG, with translation MILGVHVIVCLGLILAVLLQSSKGTGLAGGSAFGGGAEATVFGGRGAATFLSKATTILGASFMVTSLVLTLIGIGGGDGPESIVAREAAQNAPVAAPATGAPLGGDGTGTPVAPSFPAPGAGSGAGEPASTDGGESAGGE, from the coding sequence GTGATTCTCGGAGTTCATGTGATTGTCTGTCTCGGCCTGATTCTCGCCGTGCTTCTCCAGTCCTCCAAGGGCACGGGGCTCGCGGGGGGGAGCGCATTCGGCGGTGGCGCGGAGGCCACGGTGTTTGGTGGACGAGGCGCGGCCACATTCCTGTCGAAGGCCACGACCATCCTGGGGGCCTCGTTTATGGTGACCTCCCTGGTGCTGACGCTGATCGGTATCGGGGGAGGAGACGGGCCGGAGAGCATCGTCGCCCGGGAGGCGGCTCAGAACGCTCCGGTAGCGGCACCCGCCACGGGCGCGCCTCTGGGAGGCGATGGCACAGGAACCCCGGTGGCACCCTCGTTTCCGGCGCCGGGTGCGGGGAGCGGCGCGGGAGAACCCGCCTCCACCGACGGGGGAGAGAGTGCGGGCGGAGAGTAG
- the rocD gene encoding ornithine--oxo-acid transaminase — protein MTTGSTDRFIDLADQFSATNYHPLPIVIERAEGVWVWDPEGRRYLDMLAAYSAVNQGHCHPRILEVLRSQAERVTLTSRAFHNDQFGPLCQELCEVAGFEKVLLMNTGAEAVETAVKMARKWAYEVKGVERDQAEIIVAEGNFHGRTTTVISFSTDEQYREGFGPLTPGFPVVPFGDADALEAAITPRTAAFLVEPIQGEAGIIIPPDGYLKRVRELCTQHRVLLIADEIQSGLGRTGKLFAHEHAGIRPDALIVGKALSGGFYPVSAVLADSEAMGVFRPGDHGSTFGGNPLGCAVAREALAVLREENLVENSREMGAYLMERLAEVPSEVVEEIRGVGLWIAIEVKETAGSARPYCEALKERGILAKETHEQVVRIAPPLCITPEEIDWAVPLIVEVLSGKRG, from the coding sequence ATGACCACCGGATCCACTGACCGATTCATTGATCTTGCAGACCAGTTCTCCGCCACCAACTACCACCCTCTTCCGATCGTGATTGAACGCGCGGAGGGCGTCTGGGTCTGGGACCCGGAAGGCCGTCGGTATCTGGACATGCTTGCGGCGTATTCGGCGGTGAATCAGGGACACTGTCATCCGCGGATTCTCGAGGTGCTCCGGTCTCAGGCGGAGCGTGTCACGCTGACTTCGCGTGCCTTCCACAACGACCAGTTTGGTCCGCTTTGTCAGGAACTCTGCGAGGTGGCCGGGTTCGAGAAGGTGCTGCTCATGAACACCGGCGCCGAAGCGGTGGAGACCGCCGTCAAGATGGCGCGGAAGTGGGCGTACGAGGTCAAGGGTGTGGAGCGTGATCAGGCGGAGATCATCGTGGCCGAGGGGAACTTCCACGGGAGGACGACTACCGTGATCAGTTTCTCCACGGATGAGCAGTACCGCGAGGGCTTCGGGCCATTGACGCCCGGCTTCCCGGTGGTTCCGTTCGGAGATGCGGACGCACTGGAGGCGGCGATCACTCCGCGGACGGCGGCGTTCCTTGTGGAGCCCATTCAGGGCGAGGCGGGGATCATCATTCCGCCGGACGGATACCTGAAGCGTGTGCGGGAGCTTTGCACGCAACACAGGGTGCTTCTGATTGCCGACGAGATCCAGAGCGGACTGGGACGGACCGGGAAGCTGTTCGCGCACGAGCACGCCGGGATCCGGCCGGACGCGTTGATTGTCGGGAAGGCGCTCTCCGGCGGCTTCTACCCGGTGAGCGCGGTGCTGGCGGACAGCGAAGCCATGGGGGTCTTCCGGCCGGGGGATCACGGATCGACTTTCGGCGGGAATCCGCTTGGCTGCGCGGTTGCCCGGGAGGCGCTGGCCGTGCTTCGCGAAGAGAACCTCGTGGAAAACTCGCGGGAGATGGGCGCGTACCTCATGGAGCGGCTGGCCGAGGTCCCGTCGGAGGTGGTGGAAGAGATCCGCGGAGTGGGGCTTTGGATCGCGATCGAGGTGAAGGAGACGGCCGGAAGCGCGCGTCCCTACTGCGAGGCGCTGAAAGAGCGCGGTATTCTCGCGAAGGAGACGCATGAGCAGGTGGTGAGGATCGCGCCGCCGCTTTGCATTACGCCGGAGGAGATCGACTGGGCGGTCCCGCTGATCGTGGAGGTACTGTCCGGGAAGAGGGGCTGA
- a CDS encoding 2-oxoacid:acceptor oxidoreductase subunit alpha — protein MNPTAKDPVQNGVESVQRVIIRFAGDSGDGMQVTGNQFTNTSAILGNDVSTFPDFPSEIRAPAGSLAGVSGFQISFASMDIHTPGDQPDALVAMNPAALRMNVQDLKVNAILIINTDLFTPKNIQLAGYEKSPLDDHSLDGYRTIEVPLTTLTRKALEKLDLPRKTVDRCKNFFALGMMYYLYNQSSDTTVAWLKKKFQNRPELAEANRLAIQGGRAYCEATHVFQTTYRVEKAEFPPGKYRNINGNTAMALGLTAAGHRSRLPVFLSTYPITPASDILHEMAKHKRHGVLTIQVEDEIAAICQAIGGAFAGMLAVTTTSGPGMALKSEAMGLAVMAELPLVIVNIQRGGPSTGLPTKTEQADLLQAAYGRHGEAPIPIISARSPGHCFWAAMEGARIAIQYMTPVIILSDGYLANGAEPWKIPSPDELPGIPVKLRTDPEGFRPFDRDPESLARPWAIPGTPGLEHRIGGLEKEDGSGNVSHDPANHQKMVQLRAEKVARIQDSIPDAEVVGDRTGKLLIVSWGSTYGAICGALRRGAENGLQVSHVHVDYLFPFPKNLEELLKGFDKILVPELNLGQLAHMLRAEFLIDVKQYNKVQGKPFKSSEILDAIHRTLEDGE, from the coding sequence ATGAACCCGACAGCGAAGGACCCCGTGCAGAACGGAGTCGAAAGCGTCCAGCGTGTGATCATCCGGTTCGCCGGAGACTCCGGTGACGGAATGCAGGTCACCGGAAACCAGTTCACCAACACCTCCGCCATCCTCGGGAACGATGTCAGCACTTTCCCGGACTTCCCTTCCGAGATCCGCGCACCCGCGGGTTCGCTGGCTGGCGTGAGCGGCTTCCAGATCAGCTTTGCCAGCATGGACATTCATACTCCCGGTGATCAGCCGGATGCACTCGTCGCGATGAATCCCGCCGCGCTTCGCATGAACGTCCAGGACCTCAAGGTCAATGCCATCCTGATCATCAATACGGATCTCTTCACGCCGAAGAACATCCAGCTTGCCGGGTACGAGAAGAGCCCCCTGGATGACCACTCGCTGGACGGCTACCGAACCATCGAAGTTCCGCTTACGACGCTCACGCGGAAGGCGCTGGAGAAGCTGGACCTTCCCCGCAAGACCGTGGACCGATGCAAGAACTTCTTCGCACTGGGGATGATGTACTACCTCTACAATCAGTCATCCGACACCACGGTCGCCTGGCTGAAAAAGAAGTTCCAGAACCGCCCCGAACTGGCCGAGGCCAACCGCCTCGCGATCCAGGGCGGACGAGCCTACTGCGAGGCCACGCATGTCTTCCAGACCACTTATCGCGTGGAGAAGGCGGAGTTCCCTCCCGGGAAATACCGCAACATCAACGGCAATACGGCCATGGCGCTCGGACTGACCGCCGCCGGGCACCGCTCCCGGCTTCCCGTGTTTCTGTCCACTTATCCCATCACCCCCGCCAGCGACATCCTTCACGAGATGGCCAAGCACAAGCGCCATGGCGTGTTGACCATCCAGGTCGAAGATGAGATCGCAGCCATCTGCCAGGCGATCGGTGGAGCGTTCGCGGGGATGCTCGCGGTCACGACCACCAGCGGGCCGGGCATGGCGCTCAAGTCGGAAGCCATGGGGCTGGCTGTGATGGCGGAGCTCCCGCTTGTGATCGTGAACATCCAGCGAGGAGGTCCCTCCACGGGTCTCCCCACGAAAACGGAGCAGGCGGACCTGCTTCAGGCCGCCTACGGGCGGCACGGCGAGGCCCCCATCCCCATTATCAGCGCACGCTCTCCGGGGCATTGCTTCTGGGCAGCCATGGAGGGGGCGCGGATCGCCATCCAGTACATGACTCCGGTCATCATTCTCTCGGACGGATACCTCGCCAACGGCGCGGAGCCGTGGAAGATCCCCTCCCCGGACGAACTCCCGGGAATCCCCGTCAAGCTGCGAACAGACCCGGAGGGCTTCCGCCCCTTCGATCGGGACCCGGAATCGCTCGCACGGCCCTGGGCCATTCCCGGCACGCCGGGCCTGGAACATCGGATCGGAGGCCTGGAAAAGGAGGACGGGAGCGGCAATGTCAGCCACGACCCCGCCAACCACCAGAAGATGGTCCAGCTGCGCGCCGAGAAGGTCGCCCGGATCCAGGATTCCATCCCCGACGCCGAAGTGGTCGGGGACCGCACCGGCAAACTCCTGATTGTCAGTTGGGGGAGCACCTACGGAGCCATCTGCGGCGCGCTGCGGCGCGGCGCGGAAAACGGTCTTCAAGTGTCCCATGTTCATGTGGACTACCTGTTCCCCTTCCCGAAGAATCTGGAGGAACTCCTGAAGGGGTTTGACAAGATCCTGGTCCCGGAACTGAACCTCGGCCAGTTGGCGCACATGCTGCGAGCGGAGTTCCTCATCGATGTGAAACAGTACAACAAGGTCCAGGGCAAACCGTTCAAGAGTTCGGAGATCCTGGATGCAATCCACCGCACGCTGGAGGACGGGGAATGA
- a CDS encoding acyltransferase: MGGPGISEEGVVASPAGVFVHARGLCDSDTVGEGTRIWAFAHVLPGAVVGRECNIGECSFVEGGGVLGDFCTVKNGVAVWDKVTCEDYVFLGPNACFTNDFLPRSAFKKDPETEFRSTLIRTGATIGANATIVCGITIGLHAMIGAGAVVTKDVPDFALVYGSPARHHGWVGRYGESISFDDQGRAECPRTGDIYRLAEGIVTLEQEGSPPDGESA; encoded by the coding sequence ATGGGCGGTCCTGGAATCAGCGAGGAGGGAGTCGTGGCAAGTCCTGCCGGAGTGTTCGTTCACGCGCGCGGTCTCTGCGATTCAGACACCGTGGGAGAAGGCACCCGCATCTGGGCCTTCGCCCATGTTCTCCCGGGAGCCGTCGTCGGCCGGGAGTGCAACATCGGAGAGTGCAGCTTCGTCGAGGGAGGTGGCGTCCTCGGAGACTTCTGTACGGTGAAAAACGGAGTCGCGGTGTGGGACAAGGTCACCTGCGAAGACTATGTCTTCCTCGGACCCAACGCGTGCTTCACAAACGACTTCCTCCCGAGATCCGCATTCAAGAAAGACCCGGAAACGGAGTTCCGATCCACGCTGATCCGAACGGGAGCCACCATCGGCGCCAACGCCACCATCGTCTGCGGCATCACGATCGGCCTGCACGCCATGATCGGCGCCGGCGCCGTCGTAACGAAGGATGTCCCGGACTTCGCGCTGGTGTACGGAAGCCCCGCCCGGCATCACGGCTGGGTCGGACGGTACGGAGAGAGCATCTCCTTCGATGATCAGGGACGCGCGGAATGCCCTCGCACCGGAGACATCTACCGACTCGCGGAGGGGATCGTCACGCTCGAGCAGGAGGGAAGTCCTCCGGATGGAGAGTCCGCATGA
- a CDS encoding aminotransferase class I/II-fold pyridoxal phosphate-dependent enzyme — MTASKTPDRNLTHFLPGDDAAQPGLSRYADRVEGSTILRIAAEIRAMQGRGEQVLNLTVGDFRPDQFPVPEALVDYIVEALHDGETNYPPVDGVPELREQIRVLNRDDLGLEYPMESVLVAGGARPLIYSTYMAVVDPEDCVLYPVPSWNNHHYAYLSGANATALPVSPDRNFHLDAEAIEPWIQRARLLCLNSPLNPTGTCISESALGGISEAIVRENSRREAIGQRPLYVVYDQVYRTLTYGDSRHHTPVGLVPEMAPYTVLVDAVSKAMSGTGLRVGWAAGPPHLIAKMREMAGHYGAWAPRAEQVATARFLKDRTALSAHRVSFIGQLHDRLDRIHLALGDMATAGCPVEHIPPQGAIYLSVRFDLVGKRVAGRDIRTNEDIRRLLLEEAGLGVLPFQAFGMEGDTGWMRISVGAVSPSEIDAGMVRLRDVLTRVE, encoded by the coding sequence ATGACCGCCTCGAAAACCCCGGACAGGAATCTCACGCACTTCCTTCCCGGTGACGACGCCGCGCAACCCGGCCTGTCCCGGTATGCGGACCGCGTAGAGGGCTCCACCATCCTTCGGATCGCCGCCGAAATCCGCGCGATGCAGGGGCGTGGAGAGCAGGTGCTCAACCTCACGGTCGGGGATTTCCGGCCGGATCAGTTCCCGGTTCCTGAAGCTCTGGTGGACTACATCGTAGAGGCACTGCACGACGGGGAAACCAACTACCCACCCGTCGACGGCGTTCCGGAACTCCGGGAGCAGATCCGTGTGCTCAACCGGGACGATCTGGGACTGGAGTACCCCATGGAGAGCGTGCTCGTGGCCGGAGGCGCGCGCCCCCTCATCTATTCCACCTACATGGCGGTGGTGGACCCGGAGGACTGCGTGCTGTATCCCGTTCCCTCGTGGAACAACCACCACTACGCCTATCTCTCCGGCGCAAACGCCACGGCGCTTCCCGTCTCTCCAGACCGGAACTTCCATCTGGACGCGGAAGCCATCGAACCGTGGATTCAGCGCGCACGCCTCCTGTGTCTGAACTCGCCGCTGAACCCGACGGGCACCTGCATTTCGGAAAGCGCGCTCGGCGGGATCTCCGAGGCCATCGTACGGGAGAACTCCCGGCGGGAGGCCATCGGGCAGCGTCCGCTTTATGTGGTCTACGATCAGGTATACCGCACGCTGACCTATGGAGACTCCAGACACCACACACCCGTGGGGCTGGTCCCGGAGATGGCGCCCTACACGGTCCTGGTGGACGCGGTGAGCAAGGCCATGAGCGGCACCGGGCTGCGCGTGGGGTGGGCTGCCGGACCGCCGCATCTCATTGCGAAGATGCGGGAAATGGCCGGGCACTACGGGGCCTGGGCGCCGCGCGCGGAACAAGTGGCCACGGCTCGCTTCCTGAAAGACCGCACCGCGCTCTCCGCGCACCGGGTCTCCTTCATCGGTCAACTGCACGACCGTCTGGATCGCATCCACCTGGCGCTGGGCGACATGGCCACCGCCGGATGTCCCGTGGAGCACATCCCGCCGCAGGGAGCCATCTACCTCTCCGTGCGATTCGACTTGGTCGGAAAGCGGGTGGCGGGCCGCGACATCCGGACCAACGAAGACATCCGCCGACTTCTGCTGGAGGAGGCCGGGCTGGGTGTTCTTCCCTTCCAGGCTTTCGGGATGGAGGGAGACACCGGCTGGATGAGGATTTCCGTCGGCGCGGTCAGCCCTTCGGAGATCGATGCGGGCATGGTGCGTCTGAGAGATGTGCTGACCAGGGTGGAGTAG
- a CDS encoding choice-of-anchor B family protein has protein sequence MHRNISLAALAVALSCLAPCPSFAWDTYNTVLRSHQNVHPGVNDCWGYTAPDGTELAIYGYDLGTAFVNATDPDNPVEIFDLAGPSSVWRDIKTYLNYAYIVTEGSGAGTGMQIVDLSDPLNPVYVTTYTAAGMTTAHNIWIDEPEGVAYCCGAAPGGGMHILSLADPENPVELDFFSQYYIHDLYVGNGRAYAGNIYSGALRIIDVTNPSQPVTIASHFYPDGFTHNGWPTADESHCITTDEVGGGHLKIWDISNFSNISLAGEWEPDPNGIIHNALLRDDMAYISYYTRGARIVDVTNPTAPVEVGYFDTSTRPSGFNGDWGIYCFRDDNIVYASDRQNGLFIFEFVGDFAADISGVVRDAGTMAVLDSATVTLLEDGLTLSTGGAGTYAGAVSGGSYTVITTRFGYVPDTTVVAMPGHSQVTHDVLLSASPNGAARLHLTYRGAPAEGVLMDIPGTPVHGLVSDAAGEILVPGLPVGQTWGLRVARFGLAVTEIPAAVTEGTVTDVFAELASGFQDDFEVDQGWTVGDPADDATDGFWERRIPLGSYFLGIVGPEEDATQAGTGYAYITERHVMGAYVGTSDVDTGRTSVLSPVFDATGLGSLMLNYQRWFSNRAPTPASDPFRAEISNDGGATWTNLETVNTGTDSWAAVSISLDGVITLTDSMRLRFSAEDPGSDTYVEAGLDDVEILSTATSAGIPSAATDSESLLRAPVPSPFRSSVDFSFELPASDAVELVVHDVSGRRVARLLSAERLASGVHRVRWDGRDDQGRQAVPGVYFVRLETREGVESEKVVRVR, from the coding sequence ATGCATCGGAACATCTCTCTTGCCGCTCTGGCGGTCGCCCTGTCTTGCCTTGCGCCGTGTCCCTCGTTCGCGTGGGATACCTACAACACCGTCCTTCGCAGCCATCAGAATGTCCACCCCGGCGTGAATGACTGCTGGGGGTACACGGCCCCGGACGGAACGGAACTGGCCATCTATGGCTACGATCTGGGAACGGCCTTCGTGAACGCGACGGACCCGGACAACCCGGTCGAGATCTTCGACCTGGCCGGTCCCAGTTCCGTCTGGCGAGACATCAAGACATACCTCAACTATGCGTACATCGTCACGGAAGGATCGGGCGCGGGGACGGGCATGCAGATTGTGGATCTCTCGGATCCGCTGAACCCCGTCTATGTCACCACCTACACGGCGGCCGGAATGACCACCGCGCACAACATCTGGATCGACGAACCCGAGGGCGTCGCCTATTGCTGCGGGGCGGCCCCGGGCGGGGGGATGCACATTCTGTCGCTTGCGGACCCCGAGAATCCGGTAGAGCTGGACTTCTTCAGTCAGTACTACATCCACGATCTGTATGTCGGGAACGGTCGAGCTTATGCCGGGAACATCTACTCGGGCGCGCTTCGGATCATTGATGTGACGAATCCATCCCAGCCGGTGACCATTGCTTCGCATTTCTATCCGGACGGATTCACACACAACGGGTGGCCGACCGCGGATGAGTCGCACTGCATCACCACGGATGAAGTCGGCGGGGGGCACCTGAAGATCTGGGACATCTCCAACTTCTCGAACATCTCGCTTGCCGGAGAGTGGGAGCCGGACCCCAACGGGATCATCCACAATGCTCTGCTCCGTGACGACATGGCGTACATCTCCTACTACACGCGCGGAGCCCGAATCGTGGATGTCACGAACCCGACCGCTCCCGTGGAAGTGGGGTACTTCGACACCTCCACAAGGCCCAGCGGGTTCAATGGTGACTGGGGCATCTACTGCTTCCGGGACGACAACATCGTGTACGCGTCGGATCGCCAGAACGGACTGTTCATCTTTGAGTTCGTCGGGGACTTTGCCGCGGACATTTCCGGGGTCGTGCGTGACGCGGGAACGATGGCCGTTCTGGACAGCGCGACGGTAACCCTCCTGGAGGACGGGCTCACACTCTCTACCGGAGGGGCGGGCACCTATGCCGGCGCGGTCTCCGGAGGGAGCTACACGGTGATCACCACGCGGTTCGGTTATGTACCGGACACGACCGTTGTGGCCATGCCCGGGCACTCGCAGGTGACCCACGATGTACTGCTGAGCGCGTCCCCGAACGGGGCGGCGCGGCTTCACCTGACATACCGCGGCGCCCCTGCGGAAGGGGTGCTGATGGATATCCCGGGGACCCCCGTTCACGGACTGGTGTCGGACGCCGCCGGGGAGATTCTCGTGCCGGGTCTTCCGGTGGGACAGACCTGGGGGCTTCGCGTGGCGCGCTTCGGGCTGGCGGTGACGGAGATTCCCGCAGCGGTCACCGAGGGGACCGTGACGGATGTGTTCGCGGAACTGGCCTCGGGATTCCAGGACGACTTCGAAGTCGATCAGGGCTGGACGGTGGGAGACCCCGCCGATGACGCAACGGACGGATTCTGGGAACGGCGGATTCCTCTCGGCAGCTACTTCCTGGGTATCGTCGGTCCCGAAGAGGACGCAACCCAGGCCGGGACCGGATACGCCTACATCACGGAACGCCATGTGATGGGGGCCTATGTCGGGACTTCGGATGTGGATACCGGGCGCACCTCCGTGCTCTCCCCCGTGTTTGATGCGACCGGGCTGGGGTCACTCATGCTGAACTACCAGCGCTGGTTTTCGAATCGGGCGCCCACTCCCGCATCGGATCCGTTCCGGGCGGAGATCAGCAACGACGGCGGCGCCACCTGGACGAATCTGGAGACGGTGAACACGGGAACGGACAGCTGGGCCGCGGTGAGCATCTCGCTGGACGGGGTGATCACCCTGACGGACTCCATGCGTCTCCGGTTCTCGGCGGAGGACCCAGGTAGCGACACCTATGTGGAAGCCGGACTCGACGATGTAGAGATTCTCTCCACCGCGACTTCGGCGGGAATCCCGTCTGCCGCGACGGACTCAGAGTCTCTGCTTCGCGCTCCAGTGCCGAGTCCGTTCCGTTCGAGCGTGGACTTTTCGTTTGAACTCCCCGCATCCGATGCCGTGGAACTGGTCGTCCACGATGTCTCGGGGCGTCGAGTCGCGCGGCTTCTCTCCGCCGAGCGCCTGGCTTCGGGAGTGCATCGCGTTCGCTGGGACGGGCGGGATGACCAAGGGCGACAGGCGGTTCCGGGTGTCTACTTCGTGCGGCTGGAAACCCGGGAAGGCGTGGAGTCCGAGAAGGTCGTGCGCGTTCGCTGA